From the genome of Longimicrobium sp.:
ACTTCCTCCGTCTCGCCCACCGGCGCCTCGTAGCCGCGCGCCGCGAAGGCGCCGGCGTCGGGCGCGGGAAGCGCGCGGCGGTCCACCTTGCCGTTGGGCGTCAGCGGCAGCGACTCCAGCCGCACGAAGGCGGCGGGGATCATGTACTCCGGCAGCCGCTCGCCGACGAACGCGCGCAGCGTCTCCGGCTCGATCGCCGCGTCGGCCACGTACCACGCCACCAGCCGCGGCCCGCCCGGCGCATCCTCGCGCGCCAGGACGACGGCCGCGCGCACCTGCGGATGATCCGCCAGCCGCGTCTCGATCTCCCCCGGCTCGATGCGGAAGCCGCGCACCTTCACCTGGAAGTCGTTGCGGCCGAGGAACTCGATCGTCCCATCCGCCAGCCAGCGGACGAGGTCGCCCGTGCGGTACATCCGCGCGCCCGGCCCGGCGCTGAACGGATCGGGGATGAATCGCTCCGCCGTGAGACCGGGCCGGCCGAGGTAGCCGCGCGCCACGCCCGCCCCGCCGACGTACAGCTCGCCCGCGACGCCGACGGGCACCGGCTCGCCGCGCGCGTCCAGCACGTAGACCTGCGTGTTGGAGATGCCGCGCCCGATGTGCAGCCGCGCCGCCGTCCCGACGATGCCGGATGTGGCGACGACCGTCGTCTCCGTCGGCCCGTAGTTGTTGACGACGGTGTAGATGGCGTCCGCCGGGAGCGTCCGCAGCCGGTCGCCGCCGACGAGGAGCGTGCGCAGCGTCTTCGGGGCGATGCCTCGCTCGAAGGCGAGCTCGGCCAGCGGCGTGGGGAGGAAGCACACGTCCAGCGGCTGCCTCGCCCACCACTCCAGCAGCGCCTCCGGATCGCGCGCGGCGGGGAGATGGAGCGCGGCGCCCGCGCAGAGCGGCGGCCAGATCTCCCACGTGCTCGCGTCGAACCCGAAGCCCGCGACGCTCGAAGACCGATCACCCTCGCGCAGCGCGAACGCGTCGCAGTGCCAGGCGACCAGGTTGCCCAGGCTGCGGTGCTCCACCTGCACGCCCTTCGGCGTCCCCGTCGAGCCCGACGTGTAGACGACGTACGCCAGGTGCCCCGCGTCCAGCCCGACGCTCTCGCGCGCCGGGTTCGCCGCGTCACCATTCGCCCACGCCGCATCGTCGCCCAGGTCGAGCACGGGGACGTCGATGCCGGTGAACCGCGCCGCCAGCGATGCCTGCGTCAGCAGGGCGACGGGGGCGCTGTCCGCGAGCATGTAGCGCAGCCGCTCGTCCGGGTACGCAGGGTCCATCGGCACGTACGCGCCGCCCGCCTTCACGACGGCGAGCAGCGCTTCCACCATCTCCGTCCCCCGCTCCACGCAGACCGCGACACGCGAATCCGGCCGCACACCCATCGCGCGCAGGTGGTGCGCGAGGCGGTTGGCGCGCGCGTTCAGCTGCGCGTACGTCACCGTCCCCCGCTCGGAGACGACGGCGTCCGCGTGCGGCGTCTGCACCGCCTGCGCCTCGAAGCGCTGGTGGATGCAGAGCTCGCGCGGGTAGTCCAGCGCGGTGGCGTTCCACGTCTCCACCACCTGCCGGCGCTCTTCACCGGCCAGCAGCGGGATCGATGCGACGCTCCGGCGCTCGTCCGCCACCATCCCCGCCAGCACGCGGCGGAGGTAGCCCATCCACCGCTCCACCGTCTCCGCCTGGAAGAGCGCGGTCGCGTACTCCACCCCGCCCACGATCCGCCCGTCGCGCTCGGAAAGGGTCAGCGAGAGGTCGAACTTCGCCGTCGCCTGCGCGGCCCCGCCGACGGAGCCCACGGCCAGGCCGGGGAGCTCCAGCCGCCCCTGCGGCGTGCTCTGCCAGGCGAACATCACCTGGAAGAGCGGCGTGTGCGCCAGGCTGCGCACCGGCTGCACCAGCTCCACCACCTGCTCGAAGGGGATGTCCTGGTGGTGCTGCGCCCCCAGCGCCCGCTCCCGCACCCGCCCCAGCAGCGCGGCGGCGGAAGGCGCGTCCGCCAGGTCGATGCGCACCGCCAGCGTGTTCACGAAGAAGCCGATCAGCCCCTCGATCTCGCTCCGCCCGCGGTTCGCCGTCGGCGTGCCGAGAACCACGTCGCCCTGCCCGGCCAGGCGGCCGAGAACCACGGCCCACGCGGCCATCAGCGTCATGAACGGCGTGGTGCCGTGGCGCTGGCCGAGCGCCTTCACCGCCGCCGTCAGCGCCTCGTCCAGCTCGAAGCCCAGCGACGCGCCCGCGTGGTCCTGCCGCGCCGGGCGCGGATGGTCGGTGGGCAGCTCCAGCCGCTCGGGAGCGCCGGCCAGCGTATCGCGCCAGTAGTCCGCCTGCCGCCGCAGCACCTCGCCGTCCACCCAGCGGCGCTGCCAGGCCGCGTAGTCGGGGTACTGGACGGGGAGCGGCGGAAGCGGATCGGCGGCGTCCCGGCGGAAGGCGCCGTACAGCGCGCCCAGCTCGTCGGTCAGCACGCCCATCGACCACGCGTCGGAGACGATGTGGTGCAGGGTGATGAGCAGCACGTGGTCGTCGGCCGCCAGCCGGATCAGCCGCCCGCGCACCAGCGGCCCGCGCTCCAGGTCGAACGGCGCGCCGGCCTCGCCCGCCGCCAGCCGCCGCAGCTCGGCCTCGGGGCCGGCGTGCGCGGACAGGTCGTGCTCGCGGAGATGGAACCGGCTCTCCTCCGCGCGCGCCACGTGCTGCGCCGGCTCGCCGTCCACGGTGCGGAAGGTGGTGCGCAGCGCCTCGTGGCGCGCGACGATGCGGTCCAGCGCGCGGACCAGTGCGTCGCGGTCCAGCTCGCCTCGCAGCCGCAGCCGCCGCGGGATGTGGTACGCCGTGTCCACGCCGCCCAGCCGCTCCAGGAACCACAGCCGCTGCTGCGCGAACGACAGCGCCAGAGGCCCGCTGCGGTCCGCGGGCTCGATCGCCGGAAGGTCGGCGCGCGCGGCGGACTCCAGCCCGCGCGCGAAGTCCGCCAGCACCGGGCGCTCGAACACCTCGCCCAGCTGCGCGTCCACGCCCAGCAGCTGCCGCACCCGCGACACCGCCTGCACCGCCAGCAGCGAGTGGCCGCCCAGCTCGAAGAAGTGGTCGTGGCGGCCCACGCGCTCCACGCGCAGCACCTCGCGCCAGATCTCCGCGACCGCCGTCTCCATCTCGCCGAGCGGCGCCTCGTAGCCGCGCCGGGCGTACGCGTCGCCCTCGGGCGCGGGGAGGGCGCGACGATCGACCTTGCCGGTGCCGGTGCGCGGGAACGCGTCCAGCCGCACGTACGCGGCGGGAACCATGTACTCGGGGAGGCGCTCGGCGAGATGCGCCCGCAGCGCGTCCACGTCCGCATCCTCGCCCACGAAGTACGCGACCAGGCGCTTGTCGCCCGGCCCGTCCTCGCGCGCGACGACGACGGACTCGCCGACGGCCGGATGCTCCGCGAGCCGCGACTCGATCTCGCTCAGCTCGATGCGGAAGCCGCGGACCTTCACCTGGAAGTCGTTGCGGCCCACGAACTCCAGCCGCCCATCGGCCCGCCAGCGCACCAGGTCGCCGGTGCGGTACATCCGCGCCTCCGGATCGCCGGCGAACGGATCGGCGACGAAGCGCTCCGCCGTCAGCTCCGCGCGGTTCCAGTATCCCAGCGCGACACCGTCGCCACCGACGTACAGCTCGCCGACGGCGCCGATCGGAACCGGCTCGCCGGCCGAATCCAGCACGTAGACGCGGGTGTTCGACTGGGGGCGGCCGATCGGGACCGTGCGCGTATCCTCCGTCACCCCAACGACATCGTGGGCGATGGAGAAGCAGGTCGTCTCCGTCGGGCCGTAGCAGTTGTAGATGGTGACGCGCCCGCGCTCCGCCAGCACCCGCGCGTACGCCGCCGGATCGGCCTTGTCGCCGCCGGTGAGGATCTGCTTCAGCCCGGAGAGCGCGCCGGGGATGACCCGCGCGTAGTGGTTGAAGAGCACGGGGGTGATGAGGATCGTCGTCACGCCCTCATCCACCAGCAGCATGCCGTACGCCTCGGGATCGAGCAGCACGTCCTGCGGGACGATGACGATGCGGCCGCCGTTCAGCAGCGGACCCCACACCTCCATCGTCGCCGCGTCGAACGCGGGGTTCGAGGCGAGGGCGACGCGATCGTCCGCATCCAGGTCCGCGAAGCCGTTCGTCATCACCAGCTGCGTGATGGCGCGATGCGGAACCATCACCCCCTTCGGCTCGCCGGTCGATCCCGACGTGTACATCACGTACGCGACCGCTTCGCCGGTGATGGAGATCTGGAGATCATCCGCGTCTCCATCCCCAATCCCGTCGATGTCGATGCGCTCGACGTTCGGGAGATGCGGGACCTGCTCGCCGGACTGGCTCAGCAGCACGCCGCAGCCGCTGTCCGCGACCATGAAGGCGATGCGCTCGGCCGGATAGCTCGCATCGAGCGGCACGTACGCGGCGCCCGCCTTCAGCACCGCCAGCTCCGCGGCGACCAGCTCGGCCGAGCGCGGCAGGAGGATCGCGACGCGCGCCCCCGCACCGATGCCGCGACTCACGAGGTGGTGCGCGAGGCGGTTCGCCCGCGCGTTCAACTCGGCGTAGCTCACCGTCGCGCCGCCCTCGGCGATCGCGGCGGCGTTCGGCGTCTGCTGCGCCCGCGCCTCGAACAGCGCGGGGACGGACGCGTGGCGGGGATACTCCGCATCCGTCGCGTTCCACGTCTCCACCACCGTCGCGCGCTCGGCGTCGGGCAGCACGGCGAGCCGGTCGACGGGGCGGGCGTCATCCGCCACCATCTCCTCCAGCACGCGGCGCACGTAGCCCGCGACGCGCTCGACCGTCGCCGCGTCGAAGAGCGACGTCGCGTACTCCAGCCCGCCCACCAGCCGCTCGCCGCGCTCCGAGAAGGCGAGCGACAGGTCGAACTTGGCCGTCACCTGCCCGCCGCCGTCCACCGGGGCGACCTCGAGCCCCGGCAGCTCCATCCCGCCGGCGCGCGCGGCGCCGTGCCACGCGAACGCCACCTGGAAGACGGGCGTGTGCGCCAGCGACCGCGCCGGCTGCACCAGCTCCACGATCTGCTCGAACGGGATGTCCTGGTTCTGCTGCGCCGCCAGCGCGCGCTCCCTCACCCGCGCCAGCAGCGCGGCGACGGACGGCGAATCGCCCAGGTCGATGCGCAGCGCCAGCGTGTTCACGAAGAAGCCGATCAGCCCCTCGATCTCGCGCCGCCCGCGGTTGGCCGCCGGCGTGCCGATCACCACGTCGCGCTGCCCCGAAAGGCGGCTCAACACCACCGCCCACGCGGCCAGCAGCGTCATGAACGGCGTCGCCCCGTGCCGCCGCCCCAGCGCCTTCACCCCCGCCGACAGCGCCTCGTTCAGCTCGAAGCCGAGCGAGGCGCCCGCGTACTCCTGCCGCGCCGGGCGCGGACGGTCGGTGGGCAGCTCGATCAGCTCCGGCGCGCCGGCCAGCGCCTCCTTCCAGTAATCGCCCTGCTGCCGCAGGACGTCGCCCTCCACCCAGCGCCGCTGCCAGGCCGCGTAGTCCGCGTACTGCACGGGAAGGGGCGTGAGGGGATCGGCGTCGCCGCGGCGGAAGGCGGCGTAGAGCGCGGCCAGCTCGCGGGTGAGCACGCCCATGCTCCACCCGTCGGCCACGATGTGGTGCAGGGTGACGAGCAGCGCGTGGTCGTCCGACGCCATCCGCACCAGCCGCCCGCGGACCAGCGGCCCGCGCTCCAGGTCGAACGGCGCGTTCACTTCCTCGATCGCCAGGCGGCGCAGCTCCGCCGCCGCGCCCGCCTCGCCCGACAGGTCGTGCTCGACGAGGTGGAAGCGGCACCCCTCCGCCGGCGCGATGCGCTGCGCGGCGGCACCGTCCGTCTCGCCGAAGGTCGTCCGCAGCGCCTCGTGCCGCGCGACGATGCGGCCCAGCGCGCGCGTCAGCGCAGCGCGGTCCAGCTCGCCGCGCAGCCGCAGCCGCGCGGGGATGTGGTAGGCCGCGCCCGCGCCGCCCATGCGGTCCAGGAACCAGAGCCGCTGCTGCGCGAACGACAGCGCCAGCCGGTCGCCGTCCTCCGCCGGCACGATCGCGGGAAGGTCCGCGCGCGACGCCGACTCCAGCCCGCGCGCGAAGTCCGCCAGCACGGGGCGCAGGAAGAGGTCGCCCAGCGGCACCTCCACCCCCAGCGCCTGCCGGACGCGCGAGATCACCTGCACCGCGCGCAGCGAGTGCCCGCCCAGCTCGAAGAAGTGGTCGCGGCGGCCAACGCGGTCCACGCGCAGCAGCTCCGCCCAGATCTCCGCCACCGCCTGCTCCGCCTCGCCCTCCGGCGCCTCGTACGCGCGGCTGGCGAAGGCGTCGCCCTCCGGCGCGGGGAGCGCGCGGCGGTCCAGCTTGCCGTTGGGCGTCAGCGGGAACGCGTCCATCCGCACGAACGCCGCGGGCACCATGTACTCCGGCAGCGACGCCGCCAGGTGCGCCCGCAGCTCCTCGATCTCCACCCCATCGCCGAGCACGTAGGCGACGAGCCGCGCGTCGCCGGAGCCGTCCTCGCGCGCCAGCACGGCGGCCTCGCGCACGGCGGCGTGCTCCGCCAGCCGCGCCTCGATCTCGCCCAGCTCGATGCGGAAGCCGCGCACCTTCACCTGGAAGTCGTTTCGGCCGACGAACTCGAGGACCGCGGTGCGTGAGTGCGGGAGTGCGGGAGTGCGCTGGTTCTCGCGCGGATCCAACGCACTTCCGCACTCACGCACTTCCGCACTTTCAGTCCATCTCGCCAGGTCGCCCGTGCGGTACATCCGCGCCCCCGGCTCGCCGGAGAACGGGTCGGCCACGAAGCGCTCGGCCGTCAGCTCGGGGCGACCGAGATATCCGCGCGCCACGCCGGCACCACCGACGTACAGCTCGCCCACGGCGCCGAGCGGCACCGGCTGGCCCTCGCCGTCCAGCACGTAGATGCGCGCGTTCGCCACGGGGCGGCCGATGTGCGGCTTCCCGCCGCTCTCCATCGACCCCGAGGTGGCGACGACGGAGGCCTCGGTGGGGCCGTAGTTGTTCACCAGCGCGAACGGCAGCCCCTCCGGCACCGCGTGCAGCCGGTCGCCGCCGACCAGCAGCGTGCGGAGATGGGGATGGGTGATGCCGCGCGCGAACGCCGACTCGGCCAGCGGCGTGGGCAGGAAGCTCACGTCCAGCGGCTGCGCGGCCCACCACTCCAGCAGCGCCGATGGATCGCGCCCGGCCGGGGGAAGGAGGAGCGCGGCGCCCACCGCGAGCGGCGGCCAGATCTCCCACGTGGCCGCGTCGAAGCCCAGCCCGGCCACGCACGACGAGCGGTCGCCCGCCTTCAGCCCGAACGCCGCGCAGTGCCAGCCGACCAGGTTGGCCAGCCCGCGGTGCGGCACGGCCACGCCCTTGGGCATGCCCGTCGACCCGGAGGTGTAGATGACGTACGCCAGGTGCTCCGGCGTCACCCCCGCCACCCGCGGATCCGCGTCCGATTCGTCCGCCCACGCCGTGTCCGCGTCCAGCGCGAGGATCGGCAGGTCGGCGGCGAGCGCGCCGAGGCGCGGGGCGAGCGCGTTCTGCGTCAGCAGCACGGCGGGGCGGCTGTCGGCCAGCATGTAGCGCAGCCGGTCGTCCGGGTGCTCGGGGTCGAGCGGCACGTAGGCGCCGCCCGCCTTCAGCACGCCGAGCAGCCCCGCCACCATCTCCATCCCCCGCTCCACGCAGAGCGCGACCGGCACGTCCGGCCCCACGCCGCGCGCGACCAGGTGGTGCGCCAGCCGGTTCGCGCGGCGGTTCAGCTCGCCGTAGCTCAGCGTCTCGCCACCGGCCTCCACCGCCGCCGCCTCGGGCGACTGCGCCGCGCGCGCCTCGAACAGCGCGTGCACGCAGACGCCGGTCGGGTGGTCCGCGGCGGTCGCGTTGAACGCTTCCAGCAGCTGCGCCCGCTCGGCGGCGGGGAGCAGGTCGAGCCGGTCCACGCGCCGCGTCTCGTCCGCCGCCATCTCCGCCAGCGCGGCGCGGAGGTAGCCGGCGTGCCGCTCCACCGTGGCCCGATCGAAGAGCGCGGTGGCGAACTCCATCGCCCCCACGATCTTGCCGTTCCACTCGGAGAGGGAGAGGGAGAGGTCGAACTTGGCCGTCTCCTCCGCCACGCCTCCGGGAACCGGCGCCAGCTCCAGCCCGGGGAGCTCGAGCTTCCCGCCCGGCGCGTTCTGCCACGCGAACATCACCTGGAACACGGGGGTGTGCGCCAGCGACCGCGCCGGCTGCACCAGCTCCACCACCTGCTCGAACGGGATGTCCTGGTGATGCTGCGCCTCCAGCGCCCGCGCCTTCACCCGCGCGAGGAGCGTGGAGACGGTCGGCGAGCCGTCGAGATCCACGCGCAGCGCCAGCGTGTTCACGAAGAAGCCGATCAATCCCTCGATCTCCCGCCGTCCGCGGTTGGCCGTGGGCGTGCCGATCACCACGTCCCGCTGGCGGGCCAGGCGGCCCAGCACCGCGGCCCACCCGGCCAGCAGCGTCATGAACAGCGTGGTCCCGTGCCGCTGCGAGAGCGCCTTCAGCGCGGCCGTCAGCGCCTCGTCCAGCTCCACCCGCACCGAGGCGCCCGCGTGGTCCTGCCGCGCGGGGCGGGGGCGGTCGGTGGGCAGCTCCAGCAGCTCCGGCGCGCCGGCGAGCGACGCGCGCCAGTAGTCGGCCTGGCGCTGCAGCACCTCGCCGTCCACCCAGCGCCGCTGCCACGCCGCGTAGTCGGGATACTGGATGGGGAGGGGCGCAAGGGGATCGGGGTCGCCGCGGCGGAAGGCGGCGTACAGCGCGCCCAGCTCGTGCACCAGCACCCCCATCGACCACGCGTCGGAGACGATGTGGTGCATGGAGACGAGGAGCACGTGGTCTTCCGCCGCCAGCCGCACCAGCCGCCCGCGGATGAGCGGCCCGCGCGCCAGGTCGAACCCGGCGTTCGTCTCCGCGGCGATGAGGGCGCGCAGCTCGGCCGCGGTGTCCTCGTAGTAGCCGGACAGGTCGTGCTCGGCGAGATGGAAGCGGCTCCCCTCCGCCGGCGCCACGCGCTGCTCCGGCTCGCCGTCGGCCGCGGCGAAGGTGGTGCGCAGCGCCTCGTGCCGCTGGACGATGCGGTCCAGCGCGCGGACCAGCGCGGCGCGGTCCAGCGCCCCCTTCAGCCGCAGCCGCCGGCGGATGGTGTAGGCGGGGCCCACGCCGCCCAGCTGCTCCAGGAACCACAGCCGCTGCTGCGAATAGGAGAGCGCCAGCCGTCCGCCGCGCTCCGCCGGTTCGATCTCGGGCAGCTCCGCGCCGTCCGCGATGTCCAGCCCGCGCGCGAAGTCCGCCAGCACGGGGCGCTCGAACACCATCCCCAGCGGCACCTCCACGCCCAGCACCTGCCGCGCGCGAGAGATCACCTGCAGCGCCAGCAGCGAGTGGCCGCCCAGCTCGAAGAAGTCGTCGTGGCGCCCCACGCGGTCGGTGCCCAGCACCTCGGCCCAGATCCCGGCCACCGCGCGCTCCGTCTCGCCCTCCGGCGCGTGGTAGCCGCGCCGCGCGAAGGCGTCGCCCTCGGGCGCGGGGAGCGCCTTGCGGTCCAGCTTGCCGTTGGGCGTCAGCGGCATGGCGTCCAGCGCCACGTACGCCGCCGGCACCATGTGCTCGGGAAGCTGCTCGCCCAGCCACGTCCGCAGCGCCTCGGCGCCCACGCCCTCGCCGACGTAGTAGGCGACGAGCCGCTTGTCGCCCGGACTGTCCTCGCGCGCCAGCACCGCGGCCTCGCGCACCTCGGGGTGCCGCGCCAGCCGCGCCTCGATCTCGCCCAGCTCGATGCGGAAGCCACGGATCTTCACCTGCGCGTCGTTGCGGCCCAGGAACTCGATGTTCCCGTCCGGCAGCCAGCGCGCGAGGTCGCCCGTGCGGTACATCCGCGCCCCGGGATCGGCCGCGAACGGGTCCGCGACGAAGCGCTCCGCCGTCAGCTCGGGGCGATCGAGATACCCGCGCGCCACCCCGTCGCCACCGATGTACATCTCCCCGACGACGCCGGCGGGCACGGGCTCGCCGTCCGCGTTCAGCAGGTAGATCTGCGTGTTGGCGAGCGGCCGGCCCACGTGCGGCGCGAAGCCGTCCTCGCGCCGCATCTCCACCCACGTCGAGTACGTCGTGGTCTCCGACGGGCCGTACAGGTTGCAGACGCGATCGACACCGGTTTCGGCGAAGATGCGCTCCACCAGCCCCTGCTTCAGCGGCTCGCCGGCCAGGTTCACCGTCCGCACGGTCGACGGGACGCGGCCGGCCTCCACCAGCGCCTTGATGGCCGAGGGGACGGTGTTCACCAGCGTCGCATCGACCTCCGCGTGCACCAGGTCCAGCGCGTCGCGCACCACCCGCACCGCCCCGCCCACGACGAGGGGAACGAAGGTCTCGAAGACGTGCAGGTCGAAGTTCAGCGACGTCGACAGCAGCGTCCGCTCGATCGCGCGGCCCTGGAACTCGCGCGCGCCCCAGGCCAGGAAGTTCACCGCGTTGCGATGGGCGATGGCGACGCCCTTCGGCTGCCCGGTCGATCCGGAGGTGTAGATGAGGTAGGCGAGATGGCCGGAACGCAGCCCGCCGTGCTCGGGATTCGTCTCCGGCCGGTCCGCCCAGCGCGGCGCGTCCGCGTCCAGCGCGACGACCGGCATCCCCACACCGGCGAAGCGCGAGGCCAGCCGCGCCTGCGTCAGCAGCACGGCGGGGCGGCTGTCGGCCAGCATGTAGCGCAGCCGGTCCTCGGGGTACTCGGGGTCCAGCGGCACGTACGCCCCGCCCGCCTTCAGCACGGCGAGCAGCCCCACCATCATCTCCACCCCGCGCTCCACGCAGAGGCCGACGCGCACGTCGGGCCCCACGCCGCGCGCACGCAGCTCGTGCGCGAGGCGGTTGGCGGCACGGTTCAGCTCGCGATAGGAGAGCGACGCCGCCGCGTCGGCGACGGCTTCCGCGTCCGGCGTGCGCTCCGCCTGCGCCTCGAAGAGCGAGTGGATGCACGCATCCCGCGGGTACTCCGCGGCGGAGCGGTTCCACTCCACCAGCACCCGGCCGCGCTCCTCCGCGGGAAGCACCTCCACGCGCGCCAGCGGGCGCCCGGGCGCCGTCTCCAGCGCGTCCACCAGCCCCTCCAGCGCGCGCCGCATCATCGCGCAGACGCGCTCGGGACCGACGGAGGAAGGCGCGAGCACGGTCAGGCCCACCTGCTCGCCCCGGTCCTCGACCGAGAGGGTGAGGGGATAGTTGGTCCGCTCCTCGCCGCGCACCCCGCGGATCCCCTGCCACGCGCGCGCCGCCTCCGCCGTCCGCGCCTGCTTCCCGCCGCCGATGTGGCGGTAGTTCAGGATGGCGGTGAAGAGCGGCGCCGGCGCGGCCACCCCGCTGCAGCGCTGCGCCAGCGCCAGCGAGGCGTGCTCGTGGCGCATCAGCTCCGCCAGCTGGCGGTGCGCCGCGCGCACGGCGTCGGCCGCGCCCTCCGCGCCCACCCGGACGCGGACGGGAAGGGTGTTCATGAACGGCCCCAGCACCCGGTCCGCCCCTTCCCCGCCCTGCATGCGCCCGAAGAGCACCGTCCCGAACACCACGTCGCCGCGCCCCGAGGTCCGCGCCAGCACCTGGGCCCACGCCACGTGGCACAGGCTGGCGGCGCTCACCCCCAGCCGCCGCGCGC
Proteins encoded in this window:
- a CDS encoding non-ribosomal peptide synthetase, yielding MLARLHAAGIQLRRSGEGLAVSGDRTRLDPELLGQLRVHKSALLDLIAGEEWWSPAAIRPEMLTLVELTQEEIDTVVATVEGGARNVQDIYPLAPLQEGILFHHLMAHGGDPYIGVSLSTFETRDRLDAYVAAMQAVIDRHDILRTSLAWEGVREPVQVVWRQATLQVAEVELDPAEGDVAGQLWARHGAGAQRMDLRRAPLMRLFAARDGERWVMVRQRHHVIGDHVTSEIVGEEIRAHLLGRQAELPAPLAFRGYVAQARRGDGRAGDEAYFRALLAGVEEPTAPFGLLDVRGDGSGIAEHELWLDDAFSLRLRESARRLGVSAASLCHVAWAQVLARTSGRGDVVFGTVLFGRMQGGEGADRVLGPFMNTLPVRVRVGAEGAADAVRAAHRQLAELMRHEHASLALAQRCSGVAAPAPLFTAILNYRHIGGGKQARTAEAARAWQGIRGVRGEERTNYPLTLSVEDRGEQVGLTVLAPSSVGPERVCAMMRRALEGLVDALETAPGRPLARVEVLPAEERGRVLVEWNRSAAEYPRDACIHSLFEAQAERTPDAEAVADAAASLSYRELNRAANRLAHELRARGVGPDVRVGLCVERGVEMMVGLLAVLKAGGAYVPLDPEYPEDRLRYMLADSRPAVLLTQARLASRFAGVGMPVVALDADAPRWADRPETNPEHGGLRSGHLAYLIYTSGSTGQPKGVAIAHRNAVNFLAWGAREFQGRAIERTLLSTSLNFDLHVFETFVPLVVGGAVRVVRDALDLVHAEVDATLVNTVPSAIKALVEAGRVPSTVRTVNLAGEPLKQGLVERIFAETGVDRVCNLYGPSETTTYSTWVEMRREDGFAPHVGRPLANTQIYLLNADGEPVPAGVVGEMYIGGDGVARGYLDRPELTAERFVADPFAADPGARMYRTGDLARWLPDGNIEFLGRNDAQVKIRGFRIELGEIEARLARHPEVREAAVLAREDSPGDKRLVAYYVGEGVGAEALRTWLGEQLPEHMVPAAYVALDAMPLTPNGKLDRKALPAPEGDAFARRGYHAPEGETERAVAGIWAEVLGTDRVGRHDDFFELGGHSLLALQVISRARQVLGVEVPLGMVFERPVLADFARGLDIADGAELPEIEPAERGGRLALSYSQQRLWFLEQLGGVGPAYTIRRRLRLKGALDRAALVRALDRIVQRHEALRTTFAAADGEPEQRVAPAEGSRFHLAEHDLSGYYEDTAAELRALIAAETNAGFDLARGPLIRGRLVRLAAEDHVLLVSMHHIVSDAWSMGVLVHELGALYAAFRRGDPDPLAPLPIQYPDYAAWQRRWVDGEVLQRQADYWRASLAGAPELLELPTDRPRPARQDHAGASVRVELDEALTAALKALSQRHGTTLFMTLLAGWAAVLGRLARQRDVVIGTPTANRGRREIEGLIGFFVNTLALRVDLDGSPTVSTLLARVKARALEAQHHQDIPFEQVVELVQPARSLAHTPVFQVMFAWQNAPGGKLELPGLELAPVPGGVAEETAKFDLSLSLSEWNGKIVGAMEFATALFDRATVERHAGYLRAALAEMAADETRRVDRLDLLPAAERAQLLEAFNATAADHPTGVCVHALFEARAAQSPEAAAVEAGGETLSYGELNRRANRLAHHLVARGVGPDVPVALCVERGMEMVAGLLGVLKAGGAYVPLDPEHPDDRLRYMLADSRPAVLLTQNALAPRLGALAADLPILALDADTAWADESDADPRVAGVTPEHLAYVIYTSGSTGMPKGVAVPHRGLANLVGWHCAAFGLKAGDRSSCVAGLGFDAATWEIWPPLAVGAALLLPPAGRDPSALLEWWAAQPLDVSFLPTPLAESAFARGITHPHLRTLLVGGDRLHAVPEGLPFALVNNYGPTEASVVATSGSMESGGKPHIGRPVANARIYVLDGEGQPVPLGAVGELYVGGAGVARGYLGRPELTAERFVADPFSGEPGARMYRTGDLARWTESAEVRECGSALDPRENQRTPALPHSRTAVLEFVGRNDFQVKVRGFRIELGEIEARLAEHAAVREAAVLAREDGSGDARLVAYVLGDGVEIEELRAHLAASLPEYMVPAAFVRMDAFPLTPNGKLDRRALPAPEGDAFASRAYEAPEGEAEQAVAEIWAELLRVDRVGRRDHFFELGGHSLRAVQVISRVRQALGVEVPLGDLFLRPVLADFARGLESASRADLPAIVPAEDGDRLALSFAQQRLWFLDRMGGAGAAYHIPARLRLRGELDRAALTRALGRIVARHEALRTTFGETDGAAAQRIAPAEGCRFHLVEHDLSGEAGAAAELRRLAIEEVNAPFDLERGPLVRGRLVRMASDDHALLVTLHHIVADGWSMGVLTRELAALYAAFRRGDADPLTPLPVQYADYAAWQRRWVEGDVLRQQGDYWKEALAGAPELIELPTDRPRPARQEYAGASLGFELNEALSAGVKALGRRHGATPFMTLLAAWAVVLSRLSGQRDVVIGTPAANRGRREIEGLIGFFVNTLALRIDLGDSPSVAALLARVRERALAAQQNQDIPFEQIVELVQPARSLAHTPVFQVAFAWHGAARAGGMELPGLEVAPVDGGGQVTAKFDLSLAFSERGERLVGGLEYATSLFDAATVERVAGYVRRVLEEMVADDARPVDRLAVLPDAERATVVETWNATDAEYPRHASVPALFEARAQQTPNAAAIAEGGATVSYAELNARANRLAHHLVSRGIGAGARVAILLPRSAELVAAELAVLKAGAAYVPLDASYPAERIAFMVADSGCGVLLSQSGEQVPHLPNVERIDIDGIGDGDADDLQISITGEAVAYVMYTSGSTGEPKGVMVPHRAITQLVMTNGFADLDADDRVALASNPAFDAATMEVWGPLLNGGRIVIVPQDVLLDPEAYGMLLVDEGVTTILITPVLFNHYARVIPGALSGLKQILTGGDKADPAAYARVLAERGRVTIYNCYGPTETTCFSIAHDVVGVTEDTRTVPIGRPQSNTRVYVLDSAGEPVPIGAVGELYVGGDGVALGYWNRAELTAERFVADPFAGDPEARMYRTGDLVRWRADGRLEFVGRNDFQVKVRGFRIELSEIESRLAEHPAVGESVVVAREDGPGDKRLVAYFVGEDADVDALRAHLAERLPEYMVPAAYVRLDAFPRTGTGKVDRRALPAPEGDAYARRGYEAPLGEMETAVAEIWREVLRVERVGRHDHFFELGGHSLLAVQAVSRVRQLLGVDAQLGEVFERPVLADFARGLESAARADLPAIEPADRSGPLALSFAQQRLWFLERLGGVDTAYHIPRRLRLRGELDRDALVRALDRIVARHEALRTTFRTVDGEPAQHVARAEESRFHLREHDLSAHAGPEAELRRLAAGEAGAPFDLERGPLVRGRLIRLAADDHVLLITLHHIVSDAWSMGVLTDELGALYGAFRRDAADPLPPLPVQYPDYAAWQRRWVDGEVLRRQADYWRDTLAGAPERLELPTDHPRPARQDHAGASLGFELDEALTAAVKALGQRHGTTPFMTLMAAWAVVLGRLAGQGDVVLGTPTANRGRSEIEGLIGFFVNTLAVRIDLADAPSAAALLGRVRERALGAQHHQDIPFEQVVELVQPVRSLAHTPLFQVMFAWQSTPQGRLELPGLAVGSVGGAAQATAKFDLSLTLSERDGRIVGGVEYATALFQAETVERWMGYLRRVLAGMVADERRSVASIPLLAGEERRQVVETWNATALDYPRELCIHQRFEAQAVQTPHADAVVSERGTVTYAQLNARANRLAHHLRAMGVRPDSRVAVCVERGTEMVEALLAVVKAGGAYVPMDPAYPDERLRYMLADSAPVALLTQASLAARFTGIDVPVLDLGDDAAWANGDAANPARESVGLDAGHLAYVVYTSGSTGTPKGVQVEHRSLGNLVAWHCDAFALREGDRSSSVAGFGFDASTWEIWPPLCAGAALHLPAARDPEALLEWWARQPLDVCFLPTPLAELAFERGIAPKTLRTLLVGGDRLRTLPADAIYTVVNNYGPTETTVVATSGIVGTAARLHIGRGISNTQVYVLDARGEPVPVGVAGELYVGGAGVARGYLGRPGLTAERFIPDPFSAGPGARMYRTGDLVRWLADGTIEFLGRNDFQVKVRGFRIEPGEIETRLADHPQVRAAVVLAREDAPGGPRLVAWYVADAAIEPETLRAFVGERLPEYMIPAAFVRLESLPLTPNGKVDRRALPAPDAGAFAARGYEAPVGETEEVLAEIWAELLRVERVGRTDNFFELGGHSLLAVRLFEMMRQRDLHAEVGDLFTTPTLAGLAAVTEHVQEFRL